A single Nostoc sp. PCC 7107 DNA region contains:
- a CDS encoding dynamin family protein — MPNQDETYKNLATSLKSASELLNLERTSHLYQDINSICNYLTNPNFRIAVFGPFNHGKSTLLNAILGTRTLPIDLIPTTGAAINVKYGSNVRTRIMLTDGTEVYRNGTEVLQQFAILDSNRQMRKDVASVEIFCPHTFLETGVEFLDLPGTNDRDEQDNLVREQLLGADLVVQLLDARKLMTLGERENLRDWLLDRDIKTVIFVANFLNLLEPEEQQQVQSRLRFVAESFRAELPPGFSNLYRVDALPALRARLKGDVSAASSSGLVAFETALQNIVGILQQNRGGVKLPRVQAIASQIQLSLKNKIDPIAHEFKDFNDKHTAKIEIKQKAKNLITQGFNQSLSELRDWLSLPKLLAKYQADAAVALAENNFKFWQTSKLKKDLTELQLAVMKWLYQAYDFFKEERPEDLLIPFPLEPQITLPPKSDNTEILSEPSAMAVGGGIGWLLGGPVGAAVVGSISYILNKNIQKQEEKSTNESYHQQVAKLCINATEDYLSQFSSQALSILSDFECQVEKVIYFQVPEESPEITKKRAELRQLQQGFNQLLSELEKVKITTNYQPYQETPKVIQPQQQSHRQQERVYTRPPQPENKAKTTEKKVEPPKQQVYSPPPKTAPSPNPAEVEAKFRNWEMDEEIARMKAQMRSPSFQNNKQQTNQNTQATKPPQSQTEKDKITRAYKILGVQQDAAFADVKQAYKTLVKKWHPDLFVNQPQMQKQAQEKMRLFNEAYTVLSNKN; from the coding sequence ATGCCAAATCAAGATGAAACTTACAAAAATTTAGCAACATCTCTTAAATCTGCATCTGAATTACTCAACTTAGAACGCACATCACATCTTTATCAAGATATAAATTCTATCTGTAATTATCTAACTAACCCTAACTTTAGAATTGCGGTATTTGGCCCTTTTAATCATGGCAAGTCTACTTTGCTAAATGCCATCTTAGGAACACGCACTTTACCAATTGATTTGATTCCCACAACCGGCGCAGCGATTAATGTTAAATATGGTAGTAATGTCCGCACTCGCATCATGTTGACGGATGGTACAGAAGTATATCGCAATGGCACAGAAGTTTTACAACAATTTGCGATTCTTGATAGCAATAGACAGATGCGAAAAGATGTCGCATCGGTAGAAATTTTTTGTCCCCATACTTTTTTAGAAACTGGTGTAGAGTTTCTTGATTTACCAGGAACGAATGATAGAGATGAACAAGATAATTTAGTTAGAGAACAATTACTTGGTGCAGATTTAGTTGTGCAATTACTAGATGCACGTAAGTTGATGACTTTAGGTGAACGAGAAAATTTACGCGACTGGTTATTAGATAGAGATATTAAAACAGTTATTTTTGTTGCGAATTTTTTGAACTTACTAGAACCAGAAGAACAACAACAAGTGCAAAGTCGTCTGCGGTTTGTTGCAGAAAGTTTCCGTGCGGAATTACCACCAGGTTTTAGCAATTTATATCGGGTTGATGCTTTACCTGCTTTACGCGCCAGATTAAAAGGTGATGTGAGTGCGGCGAGTAGTAGCGGTTTAGTGGCTTTTGAGACAGCCTTGCAAAATATTGTCGGTATCTTACAACAAAATCGGGGTGGGGTAAAGTTACCGAGAGTGCAAGCGATCGCATCTCAAATCCAATTATCATTAAAAAATAAAATTGACCCTATTGCTCACGAATTTAAAGATTTCAATGACAAACACACTGCCAAAATAGAAATCAAACAAAAAGCTAAAAATCTGATTACACAAGGATTTAATCAGAGTCTGTCTGAATTACGTGATTGGCTATCTTTACCAAAATTACTTGCTAAATATCAAGCTGATGCAGCTGTTGCATTGGCAGAAAATAATTTTAAATTTTGGCAAACCAGTAAACTTAAAAAAGACTTGACAGAGTTACAGTTAGCTGTAATGAAATGGCTATATCAAGCTTATGATTTTTTCAAAGAAGAACGTCCCGAAGATTTATTAATTCCTTTCCCTCTAGAACCACAAATTACTTTACCCCCGAAATCAGATAATACTGAAATTTTAAGTGAACCTAGTGCAATGGCTGTAGGTGGTGGAATTGGTTGGTTGTTAGGTGGCCCTGTTGGTGCTGCTGTGGTTGGGAGTATTTCATATATATTAAATAAAAATATTCAAAAGCAAGAAGAAAAATCAACTAATGAATCATATCATCAACAAGTTGCGAAACTTTGCATAAATGCAACTGAAGATTATTTATCTCAATTTAGTAGCCAAGCTTTATCAATATTATCTGATTTTGAGTGCCAAGTTGAAAAAGTAATTTACTTCCAAGTACCTGAAGAATCTCCAGAAATAACTAAAAAACGTGCAGAATTACGACAACTACAACAGGGATTTAATCAATTATTGAGTGAGTTAGAAAAGGTTAAAATTACTACTAACTACCAACCTTATCAAGAAACACCAAAAGTTATTCAACCTCAACAACAATCTCATCGACAACAAGAACGAGTTTATACACGTCCCCCACAACCGGAAAATAAAGCCAAAACTACTGAGAAAAAAGTTGAACCTCCCAAACAGCAAGTTTATTCACCACCGCCAAAAACTGCACCTTCACCAAATCCCGCAGAGGTAGAGGCGAAGTTTCGTAACTGGGAAATGGATGAAGAAATTGCGCGAATGAAAGCTCAAATGCGTTCTCCTAGTTTTCAAAATAACAAGCAGCAGACAAATCAAAATACTCAAGCAACTAAACCACCCCAAAGCCAAACTGAAAAAGATAAAATTACTCGCGCCTATAAAATTTTAGGCGTACAACAAGATGCTGCTTTTGCTGATGTTAAACAAGCTTATAAAACTTTAGTTAAAAAATGGCATCCAGACTTATTTGTTAACCAACCCCAGATGCAAAAACAAGCGCAAGAAAAAATGCGTTTGTTTAATGAAGCTTATACAGTCTTATCTAATAAGAATTAG
- a CDS encoding ferredoxin, with protein MTNITQASNSAANSQASAHRCVQVCQNRTCKKQGAAQVLAALTNLPVPDVTVTSSSCLGQCGNGPMVLVLPDMVWYSSVQPREIPLLVEQHLRCGKRVKQMLYYRFHPQG; from the coding sequence ATGACAAATATCACCCAAGCATCTAACTCCGCAGCCAATAGCCAAGCATCTGCTCACAGGTGTGTGCAGGTGTGCCAAAATCGCACTTGTAAAAAGCAAGGCGCGGCTCAGGTTTTAGCAGCTTTGACAAATTTACCAGTCCCCGATGTGACTGTAACGTCCAGTAGTTGTTTAGGGCAATGCGGTAACGGGCCGATGGTGTTGGTTCTACCTGATATGGTTTGGTATAGCAGTGTTCAACCTCGTGAAATACCTCTATTGGTAGAACAACATTTACGATGTGGTAAAAGAGTCAAACAGATGCTTTATTATCGATTTCATCCCCAAGGATAA
- a CDS encoding DUF5331 domain-containing protein, which translates to MNIQQLRQSLKMKWLGYYQQNHPWLVKMQVWGSYDGLRRPSSGFILATLSVLEPEFEQMLSFMMDLNNNPDAIVTALGLNFNPDEELRLTNLDDAVAINQCQSEFTESKSLEEKPVRSLATANDIIAQSPATIQHPENITSDLPQAHKPLPAFGFATKVTRQSSSKSHQNQPISSLALATTVPRNGKTIALAVELPNHRKLMPTSIVVSRQTSVVIPEKTVPSWTETTEVSPNGKSPQNLKTQPLTRTNARSIASWVDEFCQGRG; encoded by the coding sequence ATGAATATTCAGCAGCTACGTCAATCATTGAAAATGAAGTGGCTGGGCTACTATCAACAAAATCATCCCTGGCTGGTGAAAATGCAAGTTTGGGGAAGTTATGATGGTTTGCGACGACCATCATCTGGTTTTATTTTGGCGACTTTATCGGTTTTAGAGCCAGAGTTTGAGCAGATGCTGAGTTTTATGATGGATCTGAATAATAATCCCGATGCCATAGTCACAGCTTTGGGGCTGAACTTCAATCCCGATGAAGAGTTACGTTTGACAAACTTAGATGATGCTGTGGCTATAAACCAGTGTCAGAGCGAGTTTACTGAGTCAAAATCTCTTGAAGAAAAACCTGTGCGATCGCTCGCCACAGCTAACGATATAATTGCTCAATCTCCAGCTACAATCCAACATCCTGAAAACATCACTTCAGATTTACCACAAGCACACAAACCTTTACCAGCCTTTGGATTTGCTACTAAAGTAACTCGGCAATCTTCTAGTAAATCACACCAAAACCAACCCATATCATCTTTAGCTTTGGCTACAACAGTTCCCCGCAATGGTAAAACTATAGCCTTAGCGGTGGAACTTCCTAATCATCGTAAATTAATGCCCACAAGTATTGTAGTTTCTCGCCAAACATCCGTAGTAATTCCAGAGAAAACTGTACCATCATGGACTGAGACTACTGAAGTATCTCCCAATGGCAAATCACCGCAAAATTTAAAAACTCAACCTTTGACTCGCACCAATGCCCGTAGTATAGCTTCTTGGGTAGATGAATTTTGTCAGGGTCGAGGGTGA
- the purU gene encoding formyltetrahydrofolate deformylase, whose amino-acid sequence MSTTTATLLISCPDQRGLVAKIANFIYANGGNIIHADQHTDFSAGLFLTRIEWQLKGFNLPKDLIGPAFNAIAQPLGAKWELHFSDSVPRIAIWVSRQDHCLYDLIWRHRAKEFNAEISLIISNHPHLKVVAEQFGIDFHHIPITKENKPEQESKQLELLCQYKIDLVVLAKYMQIVSADFIGQFPHIINIHHSFLPAFVGANPYHRAFERGVKIIGATSHYVTTDLDAGPIIEQDVVRVSHRDEVEDLVRKGKDLERVVLARAVRLHLQNRVLVYGNRTVVFE is encoded by the coding sequence ATGTCCACGACAACTGCAACCCTGCTCATTTCTTGCCCTGATCAAAGAGGACTTGTTGCCAAAATTGCTAACTTTATTTATGCCAATGGTGGCAATATTATTCATGCAGATCAGCACACAGATTTTTCAGCGGGGTTATTTCTCACTCGTATAGAATGGCAGTTAAAAGGATTTAATTTACCTAAAGATTTAATTGGCCCAGCGTTTAATGCGATCGCCCAACCTTTAGGCGCTAAATGGGAACTACATTTTTCTGACTCTGTACCACGGATAGCAATTTGGGTAAGTCGCCAAGATCATTGTCTCTATGATTTAATTTGGCGGCATCGTGCTAAAGAATTCAACGCCGAAATTTCATTAATTATTAGCAATCATCCTCATTTAAAGGTAGTAGCAGAACAGTTTGGTATTGATTTTCATCACATTCCTATCACCAAAGAAAACAAACCAGAACAAGAATCGAAACAACTAGAATTATTATGTCAATACAAAATTGATTTAGTTGTATTGGCAAAATATATGCAAATTGTCAGCGCTGATTTTATTGGTCAATTTCCCCATATTATTAATATTCATCATTCATTTTTACCAGCCTTTGTTGGTGCAAATCCATATCATAGGGCTTTTGAACGAGGCGTAAAAATCATTGGTGCTACCTCTCATTATGTGACTACAGATTTAGATGCAGGGCCAATTATTGAACAAGATGTAGTGAGAGTTAGCCACCGAGATGAAGTGGAAGATTTAGTCAGAAAAGGTAAAGATTTAGAGCGAGTAGTATTAGCAAGGGCAGTACGTTTACACTTACAAAATCGTGTGTTGGTTTATGGTAATCGCACCGTTGTGTTTGAGTAA
- a CDS encoding DUF4340 domain-containing protein, with the protein MTIPKTTLILVLLALGLGGLVYFHEMRGETQQEEVKAKQQQIFAFAEDDVQSLTVKTKAYTLMLERNSQGSNPKWLLKYPVSDSANDAIVSYLMDLLVKGKSNNIVSTPANQLTEFGLAQPNATIDIKLKNQQTHQLILGKSNFNNRFVYAQTDSATQPNGNINVLLVSTDFVNAVNRELSEWRQTIDNSKSTPLPTNLPLPTP; encoded by the coding sequence ATGACTATTCCAAAGACAACTTTAATTTTGGTATTGTTGGCGCTGGGTTTGGGTGGTCTCGTGTATTTCCATGAAATGAGAGGTGAAACTCAGCAAGAAGAAGTCAAGGCGAAACAGCAGCAAATTTTCGCTTTTGCAGAAGATGATGTGCAGTCTTTGACAGTCAAAACCAAAGCTTACACTCTGATGTTAGAACGCAATTCTCAGGGTAGTAATCCTAAATGGTTGCTGAAATATCCAGTATCAGATTCAGCTAATGATGCAATTGTTTCTTATTTAATGGATTTGTTAGTTAAAGGTAAGAGTAATAACATTGTATCAACCCCCGCTAACCAACTCACAGAATTTGGTTTAGCTCAACCTAACGCCACTATTGATATTAAGCTGAAAAATCAGCAAACCCATCAGTTGATTCTAGGTAAATCTAATTTCAATAATCGCTTTGTGTATGCTCAAACTGACTCAGCTACACAACCAAATGGCAATATCAATGTATTATTAGTATCTACAGATTTTGTAAATGCCGTCAATCGGGAGTTATCAGAATGGCGACAAACTATTGATAACAGTAAATCAACACCTTTACCAACTAATCTTCCTCTGCCAACACCTTAG
- a CDS encoding Gldg family protein: protein MKKITKKQPWKYLFLLGPFLFMVGLTAGLVSGSWGLLPLAFMIPGIAVIIFWVFWQSQQSRWWASRSTQAGTNALIATLAVLVILGLINFLGVRYQLRQDLTETQLFTLAPQSQELVRRLPQPVKIWVFDTNQNPQDRELLENYQRQSSKFQFEYVDPQSRPGIAEKFGVKEYGEVYLESGNKRQLVQSLNVNERLSEIKLTNRLQQLTNSTIVKAYFIQGHGEHPLTGGESGISQAVQGLTEKGYTVEPLNLADKLQVPNDAATVVVAGAKRGLFDAEVKALQDYLNRGGNLLLMIDPDTDPKLSPLLQAWGIRLDNRLAVDVSGAGVGLGPAAPIITDYGQHPITKDFGQGISFYRLARPIEITSVPGVESTPLIRTKPYPNSWAESDLQSEKLEFNPDKDLKGPLTLGVALTRKVVAVSNPVPTPTTTTTPLPTPTTQPQATPTPTAINTSLPSPTTKPQATPTPTATTTSLPSPTTTPSTGEKSEQTPKESRLVVFGNSDFATDGVFQQQLNGDVFLNSVTWLSQQDQQPLSIRPKEPKNRRITLSTSQANVLTLSSLLVLPLLGFLTAAFIWWRRR from the coding sequence ATGAAAAAAATCACAAAAAAGCAACCTTGGAAATATTTATTTTTGCTTGGGCCGTTTCTATTCATGGTCGGCCTCACAGCGGGGTTAGTATCTGGTAGCTGGGGATTATTACCCCTAGCATTTATGATTCCCGGAATTGCCGTTATTATATTTTGGGTATTTTGGCAAAGCCAGCAAAGCCGTTGGTGGGCGAGTCGTTCTACCCAAGCGGGAACTAATGCCTTAATTGCCACATTAGCTGTGTTGGTAATTTTAGGGTTAATTAACTTTTTGGGTGTTCGCTATCAACTACGCCAAGATTTAACCGAAACTCAGTTATTTACCCTTGCACCCCAATCACAAGAATTAGTCCGTCGTCTACCACAACCAGTCAAAATTTGGGTATTTGACACTAATCAAAATCCCCAAGACCGAGAATTACTCGAAAACTATCAACGGCAAAGTTCTAAGTTTCAATTTGAATATGTTGACCCCCAAAGCCGACCCGGAATCGCCGAAAAGTTTGGGGTAAAAGAATATGGAGAAGTTTATTTAGAATCGGGAAACAAACGCCAATTAGTACAATCGTTGAATGTCAATGAACGCCTATCAGAAATTAAATTAACGAATCGATTACAGCAACTTACTAATTCCACCATTGTTAAAGCTTACTTCATTCAAGGTCACGGTGAACATCCTTTAACTGGTGGCGAAAGTGGAATTTCCCAAGCAGTGCAAGGATTAACCGAGAAAGGTTACACCGTTGAACCTCTAAATTTAGCTGATAAACTGCAAGTTCCTAACGATGCAGCGACTGTAGTAGTCGCAGGTGCTAAACGCGGACTGTTTGACGCAGAGGTAAAAGCCTTACAAGATTATCTCAATCGTGGCGGTAACTTGCTGCTGATGATTGATCCTGATACTGACCCCAAACTCAGCCCTTTATTACAAGCGTGGGGTATTCGCCTCGATAATCGTTTAGCCGTCGATGTTTCTGGTGCGGGTGTAGGACTTGGCCCCGCAGCACCCATCATCACAGACTACGGACAACACCCAATTACCAAAGATTTTGGCCAAGGTATTTCTTTTTATCGCTTGGCTAGACCGATAGAAATTACCTCCGTTCCTGGTGTTGAGTCTACGCCCCTCATCCGAACCAAGCCCTATCCTAATAGTTGGGCGGAAAGCGACCTGCAAAGCGAAAAATTAGAATTCAATCCTGATAAAGACCTCAAAGGGCCGCTGACTTTAGGTGTAGCGTTGACAAGAAAAGTAGTAGCAGTATCTAACCCTGTTCCCACTCCTACTACTACGACAACTCCTTTACCCACACCGACAACGCAACCTCAAGCAACTCCCACTCCTACAGCCATAAATACTTCCTTACCTTCACCCACGACAAAACCTCAAGCAACTCCTACTCCTACAGCCACAACTACTTCCTTACCCTCACCAACAACAACTCCCTCAACAGGCGAGAAATCTGAACAAACTCCGAAAGAATCAAGGTTAGTTGTCTTCGGAAATTCTGATTTTGCTACTGATGGAGTATTTCAACAGCAACTAAATGGTGATGTATTTCTTAACTCTGTAACTTGGCTGAGTCAGCAAGATCAGCAACCTCTTTCCATTCGTCCCAAAGAACCGAAAAACCGCCGAATTACTTTATCAACATCACAAGCCAATGTTTTAACATTATCGTCTCTGTTGGTATTACCTCTACTTGGCTTTTTAACAGCGGCTTTCATCTGGTGGCGAAGAAGGTAG
- a CDS encoding ABC transporter permease codes for MGIVLANIIAIYRRELQSYFISPLAYAIAGVFWFISGLFFVTILFGPDGILPAVAAIDLQGQQGVPVPLIDVPYEFIRAFLDRMGWLLLFILPILSMGLYAEERKRGTLELLATSPLTNWAVAVGKLLGVVTFLITMVAPLLIFEAIALSGSNPPMSPAIPLLGHLGLILLASAILSLGMFISSLTDSTILSAVLTFGLVLLLLFVDLIAKSIGGPVGEALGHLSLLKHYNTFIQGIFDTSALMLFASYIFLGIFLTAQSIDALRFQRQ; via the coding sequence ATGGGTATAGTGCTGGCGAATATTATTGCCATTTATCGCCGAGAATTACAGAGTTACTTTATCTCGCCCTTAGCTTATGCGATCGCTGGCGTATTTTGGTTTATCTCCGGGTTATTTTTCGTGACAATTTTGTTTGGCCCCGATGGAATTTTGCCAGCCGTTGCAGCCATCGACTTACAAGGTCAACAAGGCGTACCAGTACCGTTAATTGATGTCCCTTATGAATTTATTCGGGCATTTTTAGACCGGATGGGTTGGTTATTGCTGTTTATTTTGCCAATTTTGTCGATGGGACTGTACGCCGAAGAACGCAAACGCGGCACATTAGAACTTTTAGCCACCTCACCCTTAACGAATTGGGCAGTAGCCGTCGGCAAATTATTGGGTGTAGTGACATTCTTAATTACAATGGTTGCACCACTGTTGATATTTGAAGCGATCGCTCTTAGTGGTTCCAATCCACCTATGTCGCCAGCTATTCCCCTACTCGGTCATTTAGGCTTAATCTTGCTGGCATCTGCAATTTTATCATTGGGAATGTTTATTTCCTCCTTAACAGATAGCACCATCCTCTCCGCTGTTCTCACCTTTGGCTTGGTTCTGTTACTGTTATTTGTTGATTTAATCGCTAAAAGTATTGGTGGCCCTGTTGGTGAAGCCTTGGGTCATTTGTCATTACTCAAACATTACAACACTTTCATCCAAGGAATTTTCGACACCAGCGCCTTAATGTTATTTGCTAGTTACATTTTTTTAGGTATCTTTCTTACAGCGCAATCAATTGATGCCCTACGTTTTCAACGGCAATAG
- a CDS encoding ABC transporter ATP-binding protein: MIEVDHLSKTYGSTPAITDVTFRVEPGEILGFLGPNGAGKTTTMRILAGYLPATSGTAKISGFDVHDNSLAVRQRIGYLPETPPLYPEMTVEGFLHFVARIKGVAAGDLTAKVKAAIARCNLQDKQRVIIRKLSKGYRQRVGIAQAIVHDPPAIILDEPTVGLDPRQIIEVRNLIKSLAGTHTIILSTHILPEVSMTCSRVAIINRGKVVATNTPESLMTQLTGGSGYELEIEGEANLAKQVLQNVAGVSLVESIPGHHLIHATDGRAYLRVIAQPGTEPGREIAATLIRAGFGLQEMRRVSATLEDVFLQLTTEEKHFEPEINSIANEGEAA, from the coding sequence ATGATTGAAGTTGACCATCTCAGTAAAACTTACGGTTCTACCCCAGCGATTACAGATGTAACTTTTCGGGTTGAACCAGGGGAAATTTTAGGGTTTTTAGGGCCGAATGGCGCTGGTAAAACCACAACGATGCGAATTTTAGCAGGTTATTTACCTGCAACTAGCGGTACAGCTAAGATTTCTGGGTTTGATGTCCATGATAATTCTTTGGCTGTGCGTCAACGCATTGGTTATTTACCAGAAACACCGCCGTTATATCCAGAAATGACGGTAGAGGGGTTTTTGCATTTCGTCGCCAGAATCAAAGGAGTAGCAGCAGGCGATCTCACTGCGAAAGTCAAAGCAGCGATCGCGCGATGTAACTTACAAGATAAGCAGCGAGTCATTATTCGCAAACTTTCTAAAGGATATCGCCAAAGAGTGGGCATTGCTCAGGCGATCGTTCACGACCCGCCAGCCATTATCCTTGATGAACCCACCGTTGGACTTGACCCGCGACAAATCATCGAAGTGCGAAATTTGATTAAAAGTCTCGCGGGGACACACACGATTATTTTGTCTACCCACATTTTGCCGGAAGTGAGCATGACCTGTAGCCGTGTCGCTATTATTAATCGCGGTAAAGTTGTCGCCACCAATACCCCAGAAAGCCTGATGACACAGTTGACAGGTGGCTCAGGATATGAATTAGAAATTGAAGGCGAGGCAAACCTAGCAAAACAAGTATTGCAAAACGTCGCGGGCGTGAGTCTGGTAGAATCAATTCCTGGTCATCATCTGATCCATGCTACAGACGGTCGGGCTTATTTGCGAGTGATTGCTCAACCGGGAACAGAACCGGGACGAGAAATCGCCGCCACCTTAATCCGGGCTGGATTTGGTTTACAAGAAATGCGCCGAGTCAGCGCCACCTTAGAAGATGTATTCTTGCAACTGACAACCGAAGAAAAGCATTTTGAACCAGAAATAAACTCAATAGCCAACGAAGGAGAAGCAGCGTAA
- a CDS encoding iron uptake porin: MKLNVIRYNYLKFWIIASFLIAGLNSGSQTASAQDYTNTQTEASLSLDNQNSSIFPTAATDQGVKEDKEPMAQVTSVSQLNDVQPSDWAFTALQSLVERYNCIAGYPNNSFRGDRAVTRYEFAAGMNACLDKINQIIAVAAPSAELVTRADLETIKRLQTEFSSELATLQGRVDSLEARSAEIQANQFSTTTKLNGLLIAGVQGRSSNRGDVNPRDGIKDSNDNGTNINVLTFSYLSLTTQLTPRSVLFTGLLATDGVTSPRFSNDVILSYEFPTDKKLIISDLNYRWLVTDKLAVMVGTEGVNMSNAFRGPVRVESAATGPLSLFAQRNPILNTGFGHGGVAVDWQFAKRASIQALYTSYTPGKPGERSGLFDGTTTTAVQLLLTPIDTVDLSLYYVNNYASNGCLLTFVGDDCLTASSAPLQTNAYGGTLSWQISPRVTLGAWGGYTTSSIPGRSGSVETTNYMVFLNFPDLFAPGNLGGIYVGQPPKITSSNLPVGNNVPDFENTGLGRAGGQPGTTTQIEAFYRFRMTDNIYITPGIIHILEPGHTPDSDPITIGILRSTFLF, from the coding sequence TTGAAACTTAACGTGATTCGCTATAATTATCTGAAATTTTGGATAATCGCATCTTTCTTGATAGCAGGATTAAACAGCGGATCACAAACAGCATCCGCCCAGGATTATACAAATACACAGACAGAAGCAAGTCTAAGTTTAGACAACCAAAATTCCTCGATATTTCCTACCGCTGCAACAGATCAGGGTGTAAAAGAAGATAAGGAACCGATGGCACAAGTCACATCGGTGTCGCAATTGAATGATGTCCAACCCAGCGATTGGGCTTTTACGGCTTTACAATCTTTAGTAGAGCGCTATAACTGCATTGCTGGCTATCCGAATAATTCATTTCGTGGTGATCGCGCTGTCACTAGGTATGAATTTGCTGCGGGGATGAATGCTTGTCTAGATAAAATTAACCAAATTATCGCAGTAGCAGCACCCAGCGCCGAACTCGTAACTCGCGCAGATTTAGAGACAATTAAACGCCTACAAACAGAATTTAGTAGCGAATTAGCCACCTTGCAGGGACGAGTAGATAGCTTAGAAGCACGTAGCGCCGAAATTCAAGCTAACCAATTTTCTACTACAACAAAACTTAACGGACTGTTAATTGCTGGTGTTCAAGGGCGGAGTTCTAACCGTGGTGACGTTAATCCTAGAGATGGCATAAAAGATTCAAATGATAATGGTACAAACATTAACGTCTTGACTTTTTCTTATCTGAGTTTAACTACTCAGCTAACTCCTCGTAGTGTTTTATTTACAGGGTTATTAGCTACCGATGGTGTGACTTCACCGAGATTCAGCAATGATGTTATCCTCAGCTACGAATTTCCTACAGATAAGAAATTAATTATTAGTGATTTGAATTATCGTTGGTTAGTCACAGATAAATTAGCTGTGATGGTGGGAACAGAAGGCGTAAATATGAGCAACGCTTTCCGCGGCCCGGTACGAGTCGAGAGTGCAGCCACAGGCCCCTTATCTCTGTTTGCCCAAAGAAACCCGATTTTAAACACCGGCTTTGGTCACGGCGGAGTTGCTGTAGATTGGCAATTTGCTAAACGTGCCAGTATACAAGCTTTGTATACTAGTTATACTCCTGGGAAACCTGGTGAACGTAGTGGTTTGTTTGATGGCACTACAACTACAGCGGTGCAATTGTTATTAACACCAATTGATACTGTTGATTTGAGTTTGTATTACGTTAATAATTATGCTTCTAATGGTTGTTTGCTCACCTTTGTGGGTGATGATTGTTTAACAGCATCTAGCGCGCCCTTACAAACCAACGCCTATGGTGGGACACTCAGTTGGCAAATTTCACCTCGCGTGACTTTGGGTGCATGGGGTGGTTATACTACTTCGTCTATTCCTGGGCGATCGGGTAGTGTAGAAACGACGAATTACATGGTATTTTTAAACTTCCCCGATTTATTTGCTCCAGGTAATTTAGGCGGTATTTATGTGGGACAACCACCAAAAATTACGAGTAGTAATTTACCTGTGGGTAATAATGTCCCTGATTTTGAGAATACAGGTTTAGGACGCGCCGGTGGACAACCAGGAACCACCACTCAAATCGAAGCTTTTTATCGTTTTAGAATGACAGATAACATCTACATTACGCCAGGGATCATTCATATCTTGGAACCTGGACATACACCAGACAGCGACCCAATTACGATTGGTATTCTTCGGAGTACCTTTTTGTTTTAG
- a CDS encoding MarR family winged helix-turn-helix transcriptional regulator: MKLDKPSHGATSEECAAKVMDTIPLVMRFIRKEMREHNAGFLSIPQLRSLAFINRNPGGSLSGLAEHLGVTSATASATIERLVQRNLVQREHHPQERRRIVLNLTDEGKYHLQQSLNHTRAQIADILNSLSAEEFAQIEQGLTFLKNVFDQTEIHPPES, encoded by the coding sequence ATGAAGCTCGATAAACCCTCACATGGTGCGACTTCTGAAGAATGTGCTGCCAAAGTAATGGATACTATTCCATTAGTGATGCGGTTTATTAGAAAGGAGATGCGAGAGCATAACGCCGGGTTTTTGTCAATTCCCCAGTTGCGATCGCTGGCATTTATCAATCGTAATCCTGGTGGTTCACTCTCTGGTTTAGCAGAACATCTCGGTGTCACCTCGGCTACAGCTTCAGCAACTATAGAACGGCTAGTACAGCGCAACTTAGTGCAGCGCGAACACCATCCCCAAGAGCGACGGCGGATAGTTCTCAATTTAACTGACGAGGGAAAGTACCATCTTCAGCAATCCCTCAATCACACTCGCGCTCAAATTGCTGACATTCTCAATAGTTTGTCAGCTGAAGAATTTGCCCAGATAGAACAAGGGTTAACCTTCTTAAAAAATGTCTTCGATCAAACAGAAATCCACCCCCCAGAATCATGA